A stretch of the SAR86 cluster bacterium genome encodes the following:
- the rpoD gene encoding RNA polymerase sigma factor RpoD codes for MARKAKNPPVESKEKEVEAVEASDEALFGEEDLENSGLRELVDKGKDQGFLTYEDINSMLPEDISDPDQVEETIQMLMDIGIEVLESNNSAGDDNSEAAPETIADTRTTLTTVESEVGRTTDPVRLYMREMGTVDLLTREGEIAIAKRIEEGARELLQACCFYPGIVDRILDEYQEVVAGDRRLSEVLVGFMDIEEGIPPPALAQKKEKEEKGDSDEDEASGPDPVEVKKRFSSLKRQFNKTNKACARTRTSKAAIQEQEKLGEIFQFLKLSPTQFEIIADPARDALEIIREVEKYLFTIYVKRGKMPRKEFIQDYAGNEANASWSEKMAKSRKPWAKEVKENLAEIVRLQNKLSKLEKIIQLPISEIKDINRKMSIGEAKIRRAKKDMVEANLRLVISIAKKYTNRGLQFLDLIQEGNIGLMKAVDKFEYRRGYKFSTYATWWIRQAITRSIADQARTIRIPVHMIETINKLNRVSRQMVQEMGREPTPEELGERMDLPEDKVRRVLKIAKEPISTETPIGDEEDTTLGDFIEDTSIDAPDIAAIEENLEGATDDILGSLTAREAKVLRMRFGIGMNTDHTLEEVGKQFDVTRERIRQIEAKALRKLRHPTRSSHLKGFLDE; via the coding sequence ATGGCAAGAAAAGCAAAAAATCCACCCGTTGAGTCAAAAGAAAAAGAAGTAGAGGCTGTTGAAGCCTCTGATGAAGCCCTTTTTGGAGAAGAAGACTTAGAAAACTCAGGGCTTAGAGAACTTGTAGATAAAGGAAAAGATCAAGGTTTTCTTACCTACGAGGACATAAACTCCATGCTACCTGAAGATATATCCGATCCTGATCAGGTTGAAGAGACTATTCAGATGTTGATGGACATTGGTATAGAAGTTCTTGAATCAAATAATTCTGCTGGTGATGACAATTCTGAGGCCGCCCCAGAAACTATTGCAGATACCAGAACTACATTGACTACTGTTGAGTCAGAGGTAGGAAGGACAACTGATCCTGTTCGTCTCTATATGAGAGAAATGGGAACAGTAGATCTCCTTACGAGGGAAGGTGAAATAGCAATAGCCAAAAGAATTGAAGAAGGCGCACGAGAACTATTGCAGGCATGTTGTTTCTACCCGGGTATTGTCGATAGAATTTTAGATGAATATCAAGAGGTTGTAGCAGGAGATAGAAGGTTATCGGAAGTATTAGTCGGATTTATGGATATAGAAGAGGGTATTCCGCCACCTGCTTTAGCTCAAAAGAAAGAGAAAGAAGAGAAGGGTGATTCTGATGAAGATGAAGCCTCAGGTCCTGATCCAGTTGAAGTCAAGAAACGCTTTAGCTCACTTAAAAGGCAATTCAATAAAACGAATAAAGCTTGTGCCAGAACAAGAACAAGTAAAGCAGCTATTCAAGAACAAGAAAAATTAGGTGAAATTTTTCAATTTCTTAAATTATCTCCCACTCAATTCGAAATTATAGCTGATCCCGCAAGAGACGCTCTTGAAATTATTAGAGAAGTTGAAAAATATCTTTTTACCATCTATGTAAAGAGGGGGAAGATGCCAAGAAAAGAATTTATCCAAGATTATGCTGGAAATGAAGCTAACGCTTCTTGGTCTGAAAAGATGGCTAAATCGAGAAAACCTTGGGCAAAAGAAGTAAAAGAAAATTTGGCTGAGATCGTGAGGTTACAAAATAAGCTTTCTAAACTCGAGAAAATTATTCAATTACCTATCAGTGAAATTAAAGATATAAATAGAAAGATGTCTATAGGAGAAGCGAAAATACGTAGAGCTAAGAAAGACATGGTAGAAGCGAATCTTAGACTGGTAATTTCTATAGCCAAAAAATACACCAATAGAGGGCTCCAATTTTTAGATCTTATTCAAGAAGGTAATATTGGCCTCATGAAAGCAGTGGATAAATTTGAGTACAGAAGAGGCTATAAATTTTCTACTTATGCCACCTGGTGGATCCGTCAGGCAATTACTCGTTCGATCGCTGATCAGGCAAGAACTATTCGTATACCGGTACATATGATAGAAACTATCAACAAACTTAATCGTGTTTCACGTCAGATGGTTCAAGAAATGGGAAGGGAACCAACCCCTGAAGAACTGGGTGAACGTATGGATCTTCCAGAAGATAAAGTTAGAAGAGTATTAAAAATAGCCAAAGAGCCGATTTCAACCGAGACCCCAATCGGAGATGAAGAAGATACAACCTTAGGTGATTTTATTGAAGATACTTCTATCGATGCACCTGATATAGCGGCTATAGAAGAAAATCTTGAAGGTGCTACTGATGATATATTAGGCAGCCTTACAGCAAGA
- the dnaG gene encoding DNA primase: protein MSGSIPKDFIREIVDMTDIVSLVESFLPLKKKGKDHFGQCPFCDDGKNPSFSVSDQKQFYYCFKCRATGNVIGFLQSYQGYDFIESIEALAARAGVEVPYENNQSFTSEKDPLYAALEMAMEIFEKNLSDSKDSEHVRNYILNNRKISSEVCRKFSLGYASNSWDALSKEMLNKGIKEEVLIKAGLSKKNKDEKLFDFFRDRLMFPIKDRKGRVVGFGGRVMNPEDQPKYLNTGETPVFQKNRELYGFYEALEFRKDIKEIFVVEGYMDSIAMYEHGMTNSVATLGIATNRFHIQKLLQIVNEIIFCFDGDDAGRGAAWGALKNVLPAVTDGKTIKFLFLPEGEDPASLLEKNSVEELKAKSNNATLLSEYFIDRLTMASEVTSLEQKASLASKAMELLSGMQESSIKKLLEGEVSKLTGLEIKDIKTHSKKISYPRREIKNSKADLGEDRISYDSTLLGSKILSLVLTYPYLANQINNLEKFSDFHEPEVRLMITVVSFFKQNPDVGISDLLSTLDKESASFIGALISTHDAIDEQNAIDYLNDCISKLRKSDSITRIIELKEIFETGKLSEDETFELQQHLLTNLHRLEEPEKNLLRELSQKAN, encoded by the coding sequence ATGTCAGGTTCTATACCAAAAGACTTCATTAGAGAAATCGTAGACATGACTGATATTGTTTCTCTAGTGGAATCCTTTTTACCCCTGAAAAAGAAAGGTAAAGACCATTTTGGTCAATGTCCTTTTTGTGATGATGGAAAAAATCCCTCATTCAGTGTCAGTGACCAGAAACAATTTTATTATTGTTTTAAGTGCAGAGCTACAGGGAATGTGATTGGTTTTTTACAGTCCTATCAAGGATATGATTTTATCGAATCCATAGAGGCATTGGCAGCTAGAGCTGGTGTGGAAGTTCCCTATGAAAATAACCAGTCATTTACAAGTGAAAAAGACCCCTTATACGCTGCATTAGAAATGGCAATGGAGATTTTTGAAAAGAATCTATCAGATTCTAAGGATTCGGAACATGTTCGAAATTACATACTTAACAATAGAAAGATTTCGAGTGAAGTCTGTAGAAAATTTTCTTTAGGATATGCTAGTAATTCATGGGATGCACTATCTAAAGAAATGCTAAATAAAGGCATAAAAGAAGAAGTTCTAATCAAAGCAGGTTTATCAAAAAAAAATAAAGATGAAAAGTTATTTGATTTCTTTAGGGATAGGTTGATGTTTCCAATAAAAGATCGGAAAGGCAGAGTGGTTGGTTTTGGTGGCAGAGTCATGAATCCCGAGGATCAACCAAAATATTTAAATACGGGAGAAACCCCAGTTTTTCAGAAAAATAGAGAACTTTATGGATTTTATGAGGCCTTAGAATTTAGAAAAGACATAAAAGAAATTTTTGTAGTCGAAGGTTATATGGATTCTATAGCTATGTATGAACATGGCATGACAAATTCAGTTGCCACACTAGGAATTGCAACGAACAGATTTCACATTCAAAAGCTATTACAAATAGTGAACGAAATAATTTTTTGCTTTGACGGTGATGATGCCGGAAGAGGAGCTGCATGGGGTGCTCTTAAAAATGTCTTACCAGCTGTAACCGATGGTAAAACGATAAAATTTTTATTTCTACCTGAAGGAGAGGATCCTGCTAGTTTGTTAGAAAAAAATTCTGTTGAGGAATTGAAAGCAAAATCTAATAATGCAACATTATTATCTGAATATTTTATAGATAGATTAACCATGGCATCTGAAGTCACTTCACTAGAACAGAAAGCTTCACTGGCCTCTAAAGCTATGGAATTACTTTCTGGCATGCAAGAAAGTTCGATTAAGAAATTATTGGAAGGCGAGGTTTCTAAGCTAACAGGTTTAGAAATTAAAGATATCAAAACTCATAGCAAAAAAATAAGTTATCCCAGACGTGAAATCAAAAATTCAAAAGCTGATCTTGGAGAAGATAGAATAAGTTATGACTCTACCTTATTGGGATCTAAAATTTTATCTTTAGTTCTAACTTATCCCTACTTGGCTAATCAGATCAATAATCTTGAAAAGTTTAGTGACTTTCATGAGCCTGAAGTTCGGCTGATGATAACAGTAGTGTCATTTTTTAAACAAAATCCTGATGTAGGTATTTCTGATCTCTTAAGCACGCTGGATAAGGAATCAGCTTCTTTCATAGGTGCATTGATTTCAACACACGATGCTATAGATGAGCAAAATGCTATTGATTATTTGAATGACTGTATATCGAAATTGAGGAAATCGGATTCCATAACAAGAATAATCGAACTAAAAGAAATATTTGAAACAGGAAAATTATCCGAGGATGAGACTTTTGAGCTTCAACAACATTTGTTGACTAATCTTCATCGACTTGAAGAGCCAGAGAAGAATCTATTAAGAGAACTTAGTCAAAAAGCTAATTAA
- the ruvX gene encoding Holliday junction resolvase RuvX → MSKDSPRVIMAFDFGTKNIGIAIGQEITETASTFYSIHANDGLPDWVELDMIVKEWNPDLFVVGDPLNMDGTRSKIQDSSDKFSTVLSKRYDISIEKTDERLSSREAKERLENIQMGIKDSRNKHSISAQIILEDWFRGKY, encoded by the coding sequence ATGAGCAAAGATTCTCCTAGAGTGATAATGGCTTTTGATTTTGGTACTAAAAATATTGGTATTGCGATAGGACAAGAAATAACTGAAACAGCATCGACATTTTACTCTATTCATGCAAATGACGGCTTACCTGATTGGGTAGAATTAGATATGATCGTCAAAGAATGGAATCCTGATCTATTTGTTGTAGGCGATCCACTAAATATGGATGGAACTAGGAGCAAGATTCAAGATTCATCCGATAAATTTTCTACTGTTCTCAGCAAAAGATATGATATCAGTATAGAAAAAACCGATGAGAGATTATCCAGTAGAGAGGCTAAAGAAAGGTTAGAAAATATCCAGATGGGAATAAAAGATTCAAGAAATAAACATAGTATTTCTGCACAAATTATTTTGGAAGATTGGTTTAGGGGCAAGTATTAA